CGGGCGCCTGCGGGTGGCCACCAGGATCGTCGCAAAAGCCGCCAGGGGCGCCAGCACCGCCATCAAGGCGGCCGCCACGGTCGGGTTGAGGGTCAGCGGGTGGGTCATGGTGTGCTCGCGGGTGCAATCCTTATGGGGTGCCGGCCGCTTGCGGCCTTGCACGGGTTCAGTCCAAGCGGTCGGGTGCGACCGTGCCGCTGCGACGGTAAATGCAGATGATCAGGGCCAGGCCGATGGAGACTTCGGCGGCCGCCACGGCCAGGATGAAAAGCGCGAACACCTGGCCTTCGATCGACTGCCATCGCAGGGCGGCGCCCACGAAGGCGATCGCCCCGGCGTTGAGCATGATTTCAAACCCCAGCAGGATCATCACCAGGTTGCGCCGTGCCACCGTGCAGCCGGCGCCCATTACAAACAGCAGGCCGGCCAGCAGAAAGACATGGCTGTATGGGGCGATCATGCCGGCTCCTCCGCCGCGGGGTTTTGGCGCCGGCCGCCGCGCCGGGCGATCAGCAGCGCGCCGATCAGGGCCACCAGCAGCAACAGGGAAACGATTTCGATGGCCAGCCAGTGCCGCTGGAAGAGGTGTTGGCCGAAGCGCGCCGGTGAAGCCACGGCCGGCATCAGGGGCGATGAGGCGGCCGGGTCGTGGAGGACCATTAAAATGCCCACCGCCCCAAAGAGCAGCCCCATGCACCCGGCCGGCAGCCACTGCCGCCGGGGGTGAAACTTTTCCCGCAGCGCCTCCCCGCTCAGCATCATGATGATGAACAGAAAGAGCACCATGATGGCTCCGGCGTAGATGATCACCTCCAGCGCAGCAAGCAGCGGCGCCCCGAGAAGATAGAACAGCAGGGCGCTGCCGAAAAAGGACAGCACCAGGTAGACCACGGCGTGAACCAGGTTGCGCCGGGTGATGGCAAGCCCCGTGGCCCAGAGGATCAGGGCGGCCAGCAGATAAAACAGGATGGTCTGAAACGTCATGGCATCGTCCTTGCCGACCGGTTTCCCACCGGGCGGCGGATGGGAGGTGCGCGCCGTCACGGCAGGTTGCTGCGGACCCTGACCGGCGGGGCTTCCCGCTCGTGGGCGCCCTTGCCGCCGGCCGCGGTCGCAACACCCGCCCAGCGGTAGAAGTTGTAGGTCTTGTCCTTGCCGCAGCCGTCCACCAGGAGGTCCTCTTTTTCGAAGACCAGCTTGAGGATGTCGCGCTGGATGTTTTCGAAATCCGGCGTCAGCTGGATGGCCGCGGTCGGGCAGGCCTCCTCGCAGAGCCCGCAGTAGATGCAGCGCGCGAAGTTGATCCGGAACCAGGCGGCATAGCGGCGGCCGTCCGGCATTTCGGCCGCCTGCATGGAAATGCAGCTCACCGGGCAGACCCCCGAGCACAGGTAGCAGGCCACGCAGCGCTCCCCGCCGTCGGGGTCGTGGGTCAGGACAATCCGGGCGCGGGAGCGTTCGGGCAGCGCCCGCCGGTACTCGGGGTACTCCTCGGTAACCGGTTTGCGCCAGAGGTGCCGCAAGGTGGTGGCAAACCCCGCGCCCAGGGCCTTCAGGGCTTCGAGGGCCGAGGTCTCGCCCGGTTTTTGCGCTTTTACGTGCGGAGACTTTTCTTCATGATCGTTTGGGTCTTCCACTGGTTGCTCCCCTTGCAAGTCTCAAAGCAGCACGATCATCCCAGTCAGCAGGATGTTGACCAGGGCGGTCGGCACGAGCACCTTCCAGCCCAGGGCCATCAGCTGATCGTAGCGCAGGCGCGGCAGGGTGCCGCGGATCCAGATCAGCACCAGGCAGACCAGCATCATCTTCAGCAGCAGCCAGACCGGCCCGGGCAGTAGGGGGCCGTGCCAGCCGCCCAGAAAAAAGACCGCCACCAGCGCGCCCAGCACCTGCATGTGGACGTATTCGCCGATGAAGAACAGCCCGAAGCGCATCCCGCTGTACTCCATGTGAAAGCCCGCACCCAGCTCGTTTTCGGCCTCGGGCAGGTCGAAGGGGATGCGCTTGATCTCGGCCACCGCGGCAATAAAAAAAATGGCGCAGGCGATCGGCTGGACCAGCACGAAGGGCACCCTGGACTGGGCCGCGACGATGTCCACCAGGCTGAAGGAGCCCGCCAGGATCACCACCGGCACCAGCGACAGCCCCAGCGCGAGTTCGTAGCTGATCATCTGGGCCGCCCCGCGGATGCCGCCCAGCAGGCTGAACTTGGAGTTGGCGGCCCACCCGCCCAGGGCCACCCCGTAAACCCCGAGGGATGAGAGGGCGAAGATGAACAGCAGCCCCACGTTGAGGTCCGCGATCACCATGGGCACCTGCCGCCCCCAGAGGGTCAGCGGCGGGCCGAAGGGCACCACCGCGAACATCAGCAGCGCCGTCAGGGCGACCACCGCCGGGGCCAGCAGGAAGATCGTGCGGTCGGCCTCGGCCGGCACGGTGTCCTCCTTGGTTAGCAGCTTGACGGCGTCGGCCACGGGCTGCAGCAGACCGAACTTTCCGGCGCGGTTGGGCCCCCGGCGCACCTGCATGCGGGCCAGCAGCTTGCGCTCAACCCAGACGAGGTAGGCGGCCACCACCAGGACCACCGCCAGGATGACCCCGATCTTGGCGAGCAGCAGCACGATGCCGGCGATCCAGACGAACATGGTTTCGGTCAGCTCCTTCTGCCTTGTGGCACGGCGGCGTGCGGGTCTTCCGTGCGCCGGATGTGTCCCAGGGGGATCCGGGTGCCGGATGGCCCCAATAGCTGCCAGTTGAGGTCGCGGTGGCGCGGCACCACCAGGACGCCGGGGGCCATGTGGGCGCACACCGCGAGGGTGGCCTCGAAACAGCCGCCGGCGGCATTGACCACCAGCCGGTCGCCGCTGGCAAGCCCCAGGGCCTCGGCCGACTGGGGGCCAAGGGCGACCCGCGGCGGTTGTTCCAGGGCCTGCAGCGGCGGCGACAGGGCCGAAAGGGTCTCGGTGCCGAAGGTTTGCTGGGTCAAGAGGATTGTCAGGCCGTCAGGTCCCGCGGCCGCCGGCTCTCCGGTGGGTGAGGTGAACGGGGCGGCCCCGCCAAGGGGCAGGCGGATACCCTCGAGCGGCAGGGCGGCCGGCCGGGGCAGGTTGGCAAACTCCGGCAGGACCTCGGCAATACAGGCGGCGAGGTTGCCGACATCGGCGGCCCGGGCGTCGCCTGCCAGCTGCGTCAGGAAACGCCAGGCAGGGGTCGGCTCGCCGCCGGGCAGGCCTGCGGCATAGTCCCGGGGGGGATGGCCGCCGGCACCGCTTTGGGCGACGGGGATGCCGCCGGTCAGCACCGGCTGCGCCCACTGGACGCGCCCCTCCTGGTTGACCAGGATGCCGCCGGCTTCGAAAATCGTGGCGGTCGGCAGCAGCACCTGGGCCCGGGCGGCGCTGACGCTGGACAGATGGTCCAGCACCACCAGCAGTTCCAGCTGCGCCAGGGCGCGCTCCAGGCGCGGCCGGTCGGGGAAGTCGCTCAAGGGGTCGGCCTCCACCACCACCAGGGCCGTGATGCGGCCGGCTTCGATGGCCTCCAAAAGGGCCTCCAGCGAGGCCCCGGGAGGCGAGACGCGCGCGGCGGCGAAGGCGCCGGCGCCGGGCAGGAGGTAGAAAAGACCGCAGCGCTCGCGGCCGACGGCCAGCAGCCGGGCGCAGTCGGCGGCCAAAGCGGGCAGGGCCGCGGGCACCGTCTCGGTGCCGCAGACGATCAGCGGGCGGCGGCTCTCAGCCAGGACGTTCGCCGCAGCCGGTCCGGAGGCGGCCGGCAGGGCCTGCCAGAACGCACGCGGCAGGTCGCCCAGCGCCTGCGCCGCGCCGGCGGGCAGGGCGTCTTTGACCGCAGCGCCCAGGAAGGCGGCCAGGGCCTCGGGCGGCAGGGGGAGGTGCTGAAATGCCAGCGGCAGCCGCACCGGTCGCGGGTCGGCCACCAGGATGGGGGCGCCCCGGCGCTGGGCCTGGCGCAGGGCGAGGGCCAGCATCGGGGCCTCGTTCAAGGGGTCGGCGCCCACGACGATCACGGCATCCGCATCTTCGATTTCTCCCAGCGAGGTCGCCAGCTCGGGGCTAAGGCCGGCGACGGCTGCCGCCACCCGCGCGGCCAGCCCGGCGCTGTTGAAAAAGGCCGGCGGCCGCCAGCCGCTTGCGCGGCACAGCCGCGCCAGAAAGGCCTGGGTTTCCAGGCTGCTGCGCAGCCCGCCCAGGGTCCCGATGGCATCCGGGCCGGCGCTCCGGGCGATGCGACCCAGCTCTTGCCGGACAAATGCGACCGCTTCCGGTAGGGGCTTGACCGCCTCCCCCACCCGGGCCTGGCGGGGGCGCCGCGGGTGGTCGGCGTAGGAAAAACCGTAGCGGCCGCGGTCGCAGATGAAGTGACCGTTGACCGCCGGGTTGCAGCCGGCCTCCTGGCGCACGGTCTGGCGGTAGCGGGCGCTGGCGACGGTGCGGCAGCCCAGGCTGCAGTGCAGGCAGACCGAGGGGGCGCGCTGGTAGTCCCAGCGCCGTCCGAAGTAGCGCGACGGCTTGTCGGTGAAGACCCCGGTGGGGCAGATGTCGATCAGGTTACCGGCAAACGGGCTCTCTAGCGGGCCGTCGGCGAAGCGGCCGAAATAGACCCGGTTGGCGATCTGCATCGCCCCCAGGTCGAAGCAGCCGGCAAACTCCTGGTAGAAGCGCACGCAGCGGTAGCAGTGGATGCAGCGGTTCATCTCGTGCCGCACCAGGGGGCCGAGGTCCTGGTCGGGGTAGGTGCGTTTGGCGCCGCGGTAGCGCCGCAGGCCGTGGCCGCCGGAGATCGTCGTGTCCTGCAGCAGGCAGTGGCCGCCCTCGTCGCAGACCGGGCAGTCATGGGGGTGATGGAGCATCAGCCACTCGATTACCTGCCGGCGGAAGTCCACCGCCTCAGGATCGGTGGTGGAGACCACCATCCCGTCCAGGGCCGTCACCATGCAGCTCATCTGGATGCCCGCCACCGGCCCGGCCAGGAACTTCACCGCGCACACCCGGCAGGCGCCCACGGACCCCAGGGCGGGGTGGAAGCAGAAGCGCGGGATCATGATGCCCAGCTTTTCCGCGGCCTCAATGACCTTGGTTCCCGCCGGAACCTCGACTTCCTGGTTGTCGATAACGAGTGTGGGCATCGCAAGGGCTCGGTTTCGCCGGCGGCGGGCGCGCCGCCGGCCGGGATCGTTTTCAGCGCACCCGGAAAGGGCAGCGGCCCAGCCGGATATGGGCCTGGACCTCGTCTTCGAAATAGGTCAGCAAACTCTCCAGGGGCGAGGCCGCGCCGGGTGCGAAGGCGCAATAGGCCTTCCAGAGGTGCGCGGCCATGGCCTGCAGCATGGCGATGAATTCGGGTTCCCCGCGGCCGTCTTCGATCCGTTCCAGCAGGTCGCGGATGTAGGGCAGGCCCTCGCGGCAGGGGGTGCACCAGCCGCAGGACTCGCGGGCGAAGAAAGTGATCAGGTTGAGGGTCGCTGCCACCAGGCAGGTCTTGTGGTCGAAGACCATGATGGCGCCGGTGCCCAGCCGGTGCCCGGCCTGGCGCAGGGATTCGAAGTCCATTGGGAGGTCGTAGAATTCCCGCGGCAAAAAGCGCGTGGAGGCCCCCCCGGGCAGGCAGGCCTTGAACTCGGAGCCCGGCAGCATCCCGCCGGCATGGGTTTCGATGATTTCCCGCAGCGGCACCCCCATGGGCAGCTCGAAGCAGCCCGGTTTGCGGACCTTGCCGCTCACGCAGAAAATCTTGGTGCCCGCGCCGGTCTCGGTCAGGGCCAGCGCTTTGAACCACTCCGGCCCGTTGCGGATGATGGGGGCCACGCAGGCCAGGGTCTCGACGTTCTGCAGGACGGTGGGCTGTCCCCAGAGGCCCTTTTCGGTGGGGTAGGGAGGCGGCTGCTTGGGGTTGGGGCGTCGGCCCATCAGGGCGTTCAACTGGGCGCTGCCCTCGCCGCATATATAGCGGCCGCCGCTGCGGTGAACCACGATGTCGAAGTCGAAGCCGCTGCCCAGGATGTCGGCTCCCAGCAGCCCGGCCCGGCGCGCCACCCCGGTCTCACGTTCCAGGATGCGGGCCGCGCTCTCGTATTCCGGCCGGATGAAGACGATCCCGTGGCATGCGCCCTCGGCAAAGGCCGTGAGGGTCATGCCCTCGATCAGGAGATGGGGGTCGGCGTGGATCAGGACCCGGTCCTTGAACGTCCCGGGCTCCATCTCGTCGGCGTTGCAGACCAGGTAGCGCGGGTGGGGGGCGTCGTCGGCCACCGTCATCAGTTTGCGGCCGGTGGGGAAGGCGGCGCCGCCGCGGCCCTGGAGCATGGCCTCCAGGATCTGCTGGCGCACCTTCTGGGGCGACAGGTTGTTCAGTGCCGTTTGGAGCGCCTCGTAGCCGCTGCTTTGGCGGTATTCTTCGAGGGTCGCGATCCGGTCCGGCTGCCGGTTGCGAAAAAGAACCTGGGGATACGGGGCGTCCGCCGGGCTCATGGGACCGCCTCCACCGCTGCGGTCTCCTGACCCCTGCTTTTCAGCCGCTCCAGCAGGGCGTCGAGGCTTTCCGGTGTCAACGGGCCATAGACCCGCTGGTTGACCAAGATCGCCGGCGACCGATCGCAGTAGCCGATGCAGCAGACCGGCAGGAGGGTGAAGAGGCCGTCGGGGGTGGTTTCCCCCATGGCGATCCCCAGCCGGCGGGACAGATGGGCGGCCAGCGAGTCGGCCCCGTTCATCCAGCAGATCACGCTGTCGCAGACGTGGATCACGTAGCGTCCCACCGGTTCGCGGTAGATGAAGGTGTAGAAGGTGGCCAGCTCCTCGATTTCCAGCGGGGTCATCCGGAGCAGTTCGGCCGCCGCGGCCACGGCCTCGTCGCTGAGGTAGCCGACCTGCGCCTGAAGGGCCAGCATGACGTCCACCACCAGCTCGCGCGGGTGGGCGGCGGCGATTTTGGCCTTGAGCGCTTCTGTGAGGGATGTCGGCAGCATGCGGCGTCCTAACGGTCGATGTCCGGCAGAATATAGTCCAGTGACCCGATGACGGCAATCAGGTCGGCGATGCTGGCGCCCACCGCCAGCCGCGGCATGACCTGCACGTTGGCGAAGCCCGGTGAGCGGATGTGCAGCCGGTAGGGGTAGCCCAGGCCGTCGCTGACCACGTAGTAGCCCTGCTCGCCGCGGGGAATTTCGCAGGCCGCGTAGGCCTCGCCGCGGGGTATGCACGGCCCGCGGGTGACGTTGACGAAGTGGTGGATCAGGCTCTCGATATCGTGCAGCATGTCCTCGCGGCGGGGGATCGTGTAGCGGTAGTCGTCGCTGACGTGGCGGCCCGCGGGCATCAGGGCCGCCGCCTGGGCGATGATCCGCAGGCTCTGGCGCATCTCGGCCAGCCGCACCTGGTAGCGGGCGTAGCAGTCGCCCTCGGTGGCGGTGGGAATTTCGAAGGTGAAATTCTCGTAGCCCGAGTAGGGGAACTGTTTGCGCAGGTCCCAGGCCAGCCCGCAGGCGCGCAGGTTGGGCCCGCTGACCCCCCAGTCGATGGCCTCGTCCAGCGAGATCCGGCCGATGCCCTCGGTGCGGGCGCGGAAAATGGGGTTGCGCGTGGTGAGGGTCTCATACTCCCTGAGACGCTCGGGGAAGATCCGGACGAAGGCTTCCAGCGGCGCGCGCCAACCGGCCGGGAGGTCGGCGGCGACCCCGCCGATCCGGAACCAGGAGGGGTGCAGGCGGCCGCCGGTGATGGTTTCCACGATGTCAAGAATCATCTCGCGCTCGCGGAAGGCGTAGAAATTGGGCCCCATGGCGCCCAAATCGTGGGCGAAGGTGGCGAACCAGACCAGGTGGTTGCTGAGCCGGAAGAGTTCGCTGATCAGCACCCGGATCACCTGGGCGCGTTCGGGGACCGTGATCCCGGCCAGGGTTTCCACCGCCAGCAGGTAGGGCAGGTTGTTGGCCGCCCCGGCCAGGTAGTCCACGCGGTCGGTGTAGGGGATGAACTGGTGCCAGGTCTGGCGTTCGGCGATTTTCTCGGCCGCGCGGTGGTGGTAGCCGATGTCCATCTCAAGCGCTGTGATCTCCTCGCCGTCCAGCTCCAGGACGTAGCGCAGCAGCCCGTGGGTGCTGACGTGGTGCGGCCCGACGTTGAGCAGCAGGCGCTGGACGCTTTTCTCCTTGATGAACAGGCCGGCATCCAGGGGCTGGTGGCGGACGGCGTCGGTTCGGGTGTAAGGCGGCATTTCGGTGGCGCGCCCCGGGTGGCACTTGCGCAGCGGGTGGCCCTGCCAGTCGTGGGGCATGATCAGCCGGCGCAGGTTGGGGTGGCCGTCGAAGTGCACGCCCATGAGGTCGAAGACCTCGCGCTCGTACCAGTTGGCCGAGGGCCAGATGTCGGTCACCGTGGGGCTGTGGGGGGCGTCGCCCCGCAGGGGCACCTTGAGCCGCAGGCGGCCGGCGGGCTCAAACGACAGCAGTTGGTAGACCAGGGTGAAATCGGCGTCGGCGGCCGTTCGCCGGCGGGCGGATTCGTCCACCGCGGTGAGGTCATCCAGCCGGCGGAAGCGCTGCCGGGCCTCGGTTTTCAGGTAGCGCAGGACCTCTTTGAGCCGGTCGGCGGGGATTTCGAAGGTGGGGATGTCGCTGCTCCGGGGGGCCGGCCGGAGCGCCTCGCCGAAGCGCGCTCGCAGATCCGCGGCCAGATCCTGCTGGGCTTCCGTCAGGGTGATGGTCGCGGCCGGCGGGGTCCACATGAGGTCGCAGCGGCTGTCGAAAAAGGCCGGCGGGGTCGCGTCGCTGCCGCGGATGGCGCTGCCGACCATGCCCGGGCCGCGGGGGTCGCGGCTTTTGGTGAGCCCGTCGACCCTGACCGGCGTGGCGGTACCCTGACTGCCGCCCCGGAGGTGAAACACCGCGGCTGCCGGGCGCTCCTCGCGCACGATTTTCTCCTGGAGGACCACCAGCCCCTTGAGCACCGCCTCCGGCCGGGGCGGGCAGCCGGGAATGTAGACATCCACCGGCAAAATCTGGTCGATTCCCTGGACCACGCTGTAGGCGTCGTACATCCCGCCGCAATTGGAACAGGAGCCCATCGAGATCACCCAGCGGGGTTCGGCCATCTGCTCGTAGAGGCGCAGCACCACCGGGGCGATTTTCTTGAAAACGGTGCCCGAGATGATCAGCAGATCCGCCTGGCGCGGCGAGGGGCGCAGGACCTCGGCGCCGAAGCGCGCCAGGTCGTAGCGCGCGGTGAAGGCCGTGGCCTCCTCGACGAAACAGCAGGACAGGCCGAAAAACATGGGCCACAGGCTGTTCTTGCGGGCCCAGTTGATCAGCAGGTCGGCGCGGCTCAGCAGTCGTTCTCGGCGTTCTTGCGGGGTGTCGGCCCCCACTCCAACCCTCCCTTGCACCAGACGTAGGCGAGGCCTATCAGCAGCAGAATGATGAAAAAAGAGATCTGCAGCCAGCCCTCCCAGCCCAGTTGCTCCCAGGCCACGGCC
This region of Desulfobacteraceae bacterium genomic DNA includes:
- the nuoK gene encoding NADH-quinone oxidoreductase subunit NuoK, which translates into the protein MIAPYSHVFLLAGLLFVMGAGCTVARRNLVMILLGFEIMLNAGAIAFVGAALRWQSIEGQVFALFILAVAAAEVSIGLALIICIYRRSGTVAPDRLD
- a CDS encoding NADH-quinone oxidoreductase subunit J, whose translation is MTFQTILFYLLAALILWATGLAITRRNLVHAVVYLVLSFFGSALLFYLLGAPLLAALEVIIYAGAIMVLFLFIIMMLSGEALREKFHPRRQWLPAGCMGLLFGAVGILMVLHDPAASSPLMPAVASPARFGQHLFQRHWLAIEIVSLLLLVALIGALLIARRGGRRQNPAAEEPA
- the nuoI gene encoding NADH-quinone oxidoreductase subunit NuoI — encoded protein: MKALGAGFATTLRHLWRKPVTEEYPEYRRALPERSRARIVLTHDPDGGERCVACYLCSGVCPVSCISMQAAEMPDGRRYAAWFRINFARCIYCGLCEEACPTAAIQLTPDFENIQRDILKLVFEKEDLLVDGCGKDKTYNFYRWAGVATAAGGKGAHEREAPPVRVRSNLP
- the nuoH gene encoding NADH-quinone oxidoreductase subunit NuoH, which produces MFVWIAGIVLLLAKIGVILAVVLVVAAYLVWVERKLLARMQVRRGPNRAGKFGLLQPVADAVKLLTKEDTVPAEADRTIFLLAPAVVALTALLMFAVVPFGPPLTLWGRQVPMVIADLNVGLLFIFALSSLGVYGVALGGWAANSKFSLLGGIRGAAQMISYELALGLSLVPVVILAGSFSLVDIVAAQSRVPFVLVQPIACAIFFIAAVAEIKRIPFDLPEAENELGAGFHMEYSGMRFGLFFIGEYVHMQVLGALVAVFFLGGWHGPLLPGPVWLLLKMMLVCLVLIWIRGTLPRLRYDQLMALGWKVLVPTALVNILLTGMIVLL
- the nuoG gene encoding NADH-quinone oxidoreductase subunit NuoG, coding for MPTLVIDNQEVEVPAGTKVIEAAEKLGIMIPRFCFHPALGSVGACRVCAVKFLAGPVAGIQMSCMVTALDGMVVSTTDPEAVDFRRQVIEWLMLHHPHDCPVCDEGGHCLLQDTTISGGHGLRRYRGAKRTYPDQDLGPLVRHEMNRCIHCYRCVRFYQEFAGCFDLGAMQIANRVYFGRFADGPLESPFAGNLIDICPTGVFTDKPSRYFGRRWDYQRAPSVCLHCSLGCRTVASARYRQTVRQEAGCNPAVNGHFICDRGRYGFSYADHPRRPRQARVGEAVKPLPEAVAFVRQELGRIARSAGPDAIGTLGGLRSSLETQAFLARLCRASGWRPPAFFNSAGLAARVAAAVAGLSPELATSLGEIEDADAVIVVGADPLNEAPMLALALRQAQRRGAPILVADPRPVRLPLAFQHLPLPPEALAAFLGAAVKDALPAGAAQALGDLPRAFWQALPAASGPAAANVLAESRRPLIVCGTETVPAALPALAADCARLLAVGRERCGLFYLLPGAGAFAAARVSPPGASLEALLEAIEAGRITALVVVEADPLSDFPDRPRLERALAQLELLVVLDHLSSVSAARAQVLLPTATIFEAGGILVNQEGRVQWAQPVLTGGIPVAQSGAGGHPPRDYAAGLPGGEPTPAWRFLTQLAGDARAADVGNLAACIAEVLPEFANLPRPAALPLEGIRLPLGGAAPFTSPTGEPAAAGPDGLTILLTQQTFGTETLSALSPPLQALEQPPRVALGPQSAEALGLASGDRLVVNAAGGCFEATLAVCAHMAPGVLVVPRHRDLNWQLLGPSGTRIPLGHIRRTEDPHAAVPQGRRS
- a CDS encoding SLBB domain-containing protein produces the protein MSPADAPYPQVLFRNRQPDRIATLEEYRQSSGYEALQTALNNLSPQKVRQQILEAMLQGRGGAAFPTGRKLMTVADDAPHPRYLVCNADEMEPGTFKDRVLIHADPHLLIEGMTLTAFAEGACHGIVFIRPEYESAARILERETGVARRAGLLGADILGSGFDFDIVVHRSGGRYICGEGSAQLNALMGRRPNPKQPPPYPTEKGLWGQPTVLQNVETLACVAPIIRNGPEWFKALALTETGAGTKIFCVSGKVRKPGCFELPMGVPLREIIETHAGGMLPGSEFKACLPGGASTRFLPREFYDLPMDFESLRQAGHRLGTGAIMVFDHKTCLVAATLNLITFFARESCGWCTPCREGLPYIRDLLERIEDGRGEPEFIAMLQAMAAHLWKAYCAFAPGAASPLESLLTYFEDEVQAHIRLGRCPFRVR
- the nuoE gene encoding NADH-quinone oxidoreductase subunit NuoE; translated protein: MLPTSLTEALKAKIAAAHPRELVVDVMLALQAQVGYLSDEAVAAAAELLRMTPLEIEELATFYTFIYREPVGRYVIHVCDSVICWMNGADSLAAHLSRRLGIAMGETTPDGLFTLLPVCCIGYCDRSPAILVNQRVYGPLTPESLDALLERLKSRGQETAAVEAVP
- a CDS encoding NADH-quinone oxidoreductase subunit B/C/D, with the translated sequence MLSRADLLINWARKNSLWPMFFGLSCCFVEEATAFTARYDLARFGAEVLRPSPRQADLLIISGTVFKKIAPVVLRLYEQMAEPRWVISMGSCSNCGGMYDAYSVVQGIDQILPVDVYIPGCPPRPEAVLKGLVVLQEKIVREERPAAAVFHLRGGSQGTATPVRVDGLTKSRDPRGPGMVGSAIRGSDATPPAFFDSRCDLMWTPPAATITLTEAQQDLAADLRARFGEALRPAPRSSDIPTFEIPADRLKEVLRYLKTEARQRFRRLDDLTAVDESARRRTAADADFTLVYQLLSFEPAGRLRLKVPLRGDAPHSPTVTDIWPSANWYEREVFDLMGVHFDGHPNLRRLIMPHDWQGHPLRKCHPGRATEMPPYTRTDAVRHQPLDAGLFIKEKSVQRLLLNVGPHHVSTHGLLRYVLELDGEEITALEMDIGYHHRAAEKIAERQTWHQFIPYTDRVDYLAGAANNLPYLLAVETLAGITVPERAQVIRVLISELFRLSNHLVWFATFAHDLGAMGPNFYAFREREMILDIVETITGGRLHPSWFRIGGVAADLPAGWRAPLEAFVRIFPERLREYETLTTRNPIFRARTEGIGRISLDEAIDWGVSGPNLRACGLAWDLRKQFPYSGYENFTFEIPTATEGDCYARYQVRLAEMRQSLRIIAQAAALMPAGRHVSDDYRYTIPRREDMLHDIESLIHHFVNVTRGPCIPRGEAYAACEIPRGEQGYYVVSDGLGYPYRLHIRSPGFANVQVMPRLAVGASIADLIAVIGSLDYILPDIDR